The proteins below come from a single Yamadazyma tenuis chromosome 5, complete sequence genomic window:
- a CDS encoding uncharacterized protein (EggNog:ENOG503P2W9; COG:I) gives MPPIKRQKTAVDTIKADSLSPHQVFDQYVAARRPVLFKDFQGSNKAIFDYEILGGDLVEKLDYRHQLLVERKYHDGFGNGNQRVKMTLEELVERFRRGDDDYYLTTQYEEDEPDGDEENKAADAEDDEEEEEEEEEEEEEDDNDQYDLDQQLDAHAQAHLHHLQPSTPQTPPSPTDSDSEFDFDNLHDDYQGSESEDEAEAEAEAGDELEDPSDASRLKDLFQPPLTNLCKQLPPFLSLFSSLVPQQINLWMGCISHKCSPLTQVLDPGNLTLESLGKLIPGAGTSSGLHHDHSDNLYVLVSGRKRFTLFSPFDAPHLHTVGNISNIYENGVINYHRDVYAPTWTHIYDDGRIDDAYESEDSRSQKELKIKNEALGVDPPNFSTIPPILLHLDEVHDESVLAALSKLIDKHYEQLPRLRRYEVWLDPGDMLYLPAGWFHEVSSFSAGVDNPQSEPSSADANIHLALNYWFAPPNTKDFEKAYKSDYWQSELKKTMDCIEAS, from the coding sequence ATGCCACCGATCAAGAGGCAGAAAACCGCAGTTGACACAATTAAAGCGGACTCGCTTTCTCCACACCAGGTGTTCGACCAATATGTGGCGGCCCGGCGGCCGGTGttgttcaaagatttcCAGGGGTCCAACAAGGCGATATTTGACTATGAGATTTTGGGGGGAGATTTGGTGGAGAAATTGGACTATCGTCAccaattgttggtggagCGAAAATACCACGATGGGTTTGGCAACGGGAACCAGCGGGTGAAGATGAcgttggaagagttggttGAGCGGTTTCGGCGAGGGGACGACGACTATTATTTGACTACTCAGTATGAGGAGGACGAGCCCGATGGAGATGAGGAAAATAAGGCGGCTGATGCCGAagacgacgaagaagaggaggaagaagaggaggaagaggaagaggaagacgaCAACGACCAGTACGACTTGGACCAACAGCTTGACGCTCATGCCCAAGCACACCTCCATCACCTCCaaccttcaacacctcAAACACCTCCACTGCCTACTGACTCCGACTCAGAATTCGACTTTGACAACCTTCACGACGACTACCAGGGGTCAGAGTCTGAAGACGAAGCCGAAGCCGAAGCCGAAGCCGGGGACGAGCTTGAGGACCCGTCGGATGCCTCTCGCCTAAAAGACCTCTTCCAACCACCTCTTACAAACCTCTGCAAACAACTTCCACCCTTCCTACTGCTTTTTTCCTCTTTGGTCCCCCAACAAATCAATCTTTGGATGGGCTGCATCAGCCACAAATGCAGCCCACTTACACAGGTGCTTGACCCGGGTAATCTTACACTCGAATCTCTCGGTAAGCTAATCCCCGGTGCAGGCACCCTGTCAGGATTACACCACGACCACTCCGATAACCTCTATGTTCTCGTATCTGGCCGCAAGAGGTTCACTCTCTTCTCGCCGTTCGATGCTCCCCATTTGCATACGGTTGGCAATATATCCAACATCTATGAGAACGGAGTTATTAACTACCATAGAGACGTATATGCCCCCACCTGGACCCACATCTACGATGACGGAAGGATCGACGATGCATACGAGTCAGAAGATTCCCGAAGTCAAAAAGAACTTAAAATTAAGAATGAGGCGCTTGGTGTCGATCCTCCCAACTTCAGCACCATCCCCCCTATACTACTCCACTTGGATGAAGTGCATGATGAGTCAGTTTTAGCCGCTCTTCTGAAACTCATAGATAAGCATTACGAACAACTCCCCCGATTACGCAGATACGAGGTATGGCTTGATCCAGGAGATATGTTATACTTGCCTGCTGGATGGTTTCACGAGGTAAGTTCATTTAGCGCAGGTGTCGATAACCCCCAATCAGAACCCTCCCTGGCAGATGCAAATATCCATCTTGCTTTGAACTATTGGTTTGCGCCACCCAACACCaaagattttgaaaaagctTATAAATCCGATTACTGGCAGTccgagttgaaaaagacAATGGACTGCATTGAGGCCTCCTAA
- a CDS encoding uncharacterized protein (COG:D; EggNog:ENOG503P2JD), whose amino-acid sequence MNNSPDFFHQIRLSNSSFKAANFNLQLLEFKSHSNVIKEYRIDMFNHLLSLESSTLPNLSLIQQQPEINLKMRPLLLDFLLDVINKLGLSKSTFPCTVNLIDRYCSTRIVKKQHYQLLGLTCLWISCKNLDSKYKIPNLSDLSKMCCNCYDKKLFLEMENHLLKSLGWVVSVPTFDSFIDLYLNLVTTFNNVSNQVLNDLKVLSLYICELIQFYPNIYFNYNTSLMSLTSLVISIKILNLNFNLNEFLKLLNSLIDVDDLNDSDSDTKTTDPVEHFTYSKFSNLSKLLVKILKCPPPSLKLKYFNENSKFIKLMEKLINFTNVSLEPMTPKSTSKLPPTPNSSNISPINEVLDNINLKNFKSSNQINCLPSPNSPQFVNNIHPPMVHPNDRKRALGTEGGDLKRSKSVPLLFIE is encoded by the coding sequence ATGAACAACTCACCCGATTTTTTTCACCAGATTCGGTTGAGCAACAGCTCTTTCAAAGctgccaacttcaacttacagttgttggagttcaaaAGCCACAGCAACGTCATCAAGGAATATCGTATCGACATGTTCAATCACTTGCTTCTGTTGGAGTCGCTGACGTTACCTAACTTATCATTGATCCAACAGCAACCCGAAATAAACCTCAAGATGAGGCCCTTATTATTGGACTTTTTATTGGAcgtcatcaacaagttgggaTTGTCCAAGTCGACGTTTCCTTGTACggtcaacttgattgacCGGTACTGCTCCACTCGGATTGTCAAGAAACAACATTATCAATTGTTGGGTTTGACGTGTCTTTGGATCAGTTgcaaaaacttggacaGCAAGTACAAGATCCCCAACTTATCAGATTTAAGCAAAATGTGCTGCAATTGCTACgacaaaaagttgtttttggaaatGGAAAACCATTTGTTAAAGTCGTTGGGATgggtggtgctggtgccCACCTTTGACTCCTTTATCGATCTTTACTTAAACTTGGTGaccaccttcaacaacGTTTCCAACCAAGTGttgaacgacttgaaggtgttATCGCTCTACATCTGTGAGTTAATCCAGTTTTATCCCAACATCTATTTTAACTACAACACGTCGCTCATGAGCTTGAcgagtttggtgatttccatcaagatcttgaacttgaacttcaacttgaacgagtttttgaagctcttgaacTCGCTCATCGACGTGGACGACCTCAATGATTCCGATAGCGACACCAAGACTACCGATCCCGTCGAACACTTCACGtactccaagttctccaacttgctgaaattgttggtgaagatcTTAAAGTGTCCCCCACCGtcgttgaaattgaaataTTTCAATGAGAACTCCAAATTCATaaagttgatggagaagttgatcaacttcaccaatgtCAGCTTGGAGCCAATGACGCCCAAGTCGACGTCCAAGTTGCCACCTACCCCCAACTCGTCGAACATATCTCCCATTAACGAAGTGTTGGACAACAttaacttgaagaacttcaagctGTCCAACCAAATCAACTGCTTGCCCCTGCCAAATAGTCCTCAGTTTGTGAACAACATTCATCCACCGATGGTGCATCCCAACGACCGAAAGCGGGCACTTGGTACCGAAGGAGGCGacttgaagagaagcaAGAGTGTACCTTTACTTTTTATTGAATAG
- the OTU2 gene encoding OTU protein (COG:O,T; MEROPS:MER0400048; EggNog:ENOG503NZP9; BUSCO:EOG09264IPL), whose amino-acid sequence MTTIDYDLAEISYDELVRQHKTQKKQLTAQITGIKKQMTKKNKKELQSQINSLNSQLNSSHQQQLHQWNALHPDHTDESPMSSDTLAHQLSLVTIESESEYTPVVSEATKPKRRNRQKERLAKRDAQIEEIRNQALQESQHSTDFRHAEMEKMNFKLSQRNLSVNEVLPDGNCLFRSIQHQLTVCLKLHKTIEELRQEAASYIRLHPVSFEPFLFNKDEIMSLSDYCTQLESTTMWGSDIEIMAFSEIYECTIEVFVAEGDNLVFGEQFSDQPRLYLAFYKHNYGLGEHYNSLHQD is encoded by the coding sequence ATGACAACAATAGACTATGACTTGGCCGAAATCTCCTACGATGAGCTTGTTCGGCAGCACAAGACACAGAAGAAACAGCTCACTGCACAGATCACGGGGATCAAAAAGCAGATGACCAAGAAAAATAAAAAAGAACTCCAGCTGCAGATCAACTCTCTCAACAGCCAACTAAACTCATCTCACCAGCAacaactccaccaatggAACGCCCTTCATCCGGACCATACAGATGAAAGTCCGATGTCGTCGGATACCCTAGCACATCAATTGAGTTTGGTTACAATagaactggaactggaatATACACCTGTGGTATCAGAGGCTACCAAACCTAAACGCAGGAATAGGCAAAAGGAGAGGTTGGCAAAGCGGGATGCCCAAATCGAGGAGATAAGAAACCAGGCTCTCCAGGAGTCGCAACACTCTACAGATTTTAGACATGCCGAAATGGAAAAAATGAATTTCAAGTTACTGCAAAGAAACCTTAGCGTCAATGAGGTGCTCCCCGATGGTAACTGTTTGTTCAGGTCCATTCAACACCAATTAACTGTATGTCTCAAGCTACACAAAACAATCGAAGAGCTAAGGCAAGAGGCTGCGTCCTACATCCGGCTACATCCAGTCCTGTTTGAACCttttttgttcaataagGACGAAATTATGTCGTTAAGCGACTATTGTACACAACTCGAAAGTACCACGATGTGGGGATCAGATATAGAGATCATGGCGTTTTCCGAAATATATGAATGTACCATTGaggtgtttgtggctgAAGGTGATaatttggtgtttgggGAACAGTTTTCAGACCAACCTCGCCTCTATTTGGCATTCTACAAGCATAACTATGGATTGGGTGAACACTACAATTCACTCCACCAGGATTAA
- the CYC3 gene encoding holocytochrome c synthase (COG:C,O; EggNog:ENOG503NU6G) encodes MGLFWADKYPSPATSPAGNTSSGLAKCPIDHSAFSAGQTCPVRPKDSTSSADELSSSILNPMNNMPIDISTDMAPGQKIHLSTERTISSIPRGETASEGLWEYPSPQQMLNAMLRKGKGQGIDETAVESMVEIHNFLNEGAWQQILEWEDIHTKQTKIEPRLLKFTGRPHDLSPRASTYLWLSKFFPNTFNSNPPFDRHDWTVLRATGESPPNDWRKVRYVIDYYSAPDDEETGMPSFVLDTRPALDSPVDAYDRFVRLASPLWKQAMGDFSK; translated from the coding sequence ATGGGTTTGTTTTGGGCTGATAAATACCCATCTCCCGCCACTTCTCCTGCTGGTAATACCTCCTCAGGCCTCGCGAAATGTCCTATTGACCACTCCGCCTTTTCCGCCGGTCAAACATGCCCTGTGAGGCCCAAAGATTCAACTTCCTCTGCTGACGAATTATCGTCCTCCATTTTGAATCCTATGAACAATATGCCAATAGACATCTCCACAGACATGGCCCCTGGTCAGAAAATACATCTCTCTACAGAGAGAACAATTTCCTCTATTCCCAGGGGAGAAACTGCTTCCGAAGGTTTATGGGAGTATCCTTCTCCTCAGCAAATGCTTAACGCAATGTTAAGAAAAGGTAAAGGACAGGGAATCGACGAAACGGCAGTGGAGTCGATGGTGGAAATCcacaacttcttgaacgaAGGTGCATGGCAGCAAATCTTGGAGTGGGAGGATATCCACACCAAGCAGACTAAAATTGAACCTCGACTTCTCAAGTTTACAGGTAGACCTCATGATTTGTCACCCAGAGCTTCCACATACTTGTGGTTGAGTAAGTTTTTTCCCAACACGTTCAACTCGAACCCACCGTTCGACCGGCATGACTGGACAGTGCTACGGGCCACGGGAGAGTCTCCTCCAAATGACTGGCGGAAGGTCAGATACGTGATTGACTATTATTCGGCTCCTGACGATGAGGAAACGGGGATGCCCTCGTTTGTGTTGGATACACGTCCAGCGTTGGACTCGCCTGTGGATGCGTACGATCGATTTGTGAGGTTGGCTCTGCCTTTGTGGAAGCAGGCCATGGGAGACTTTAGCAAGTAG
- a CDS encoding uncharacterized protein (EggNog:ENOG503P83I; COG:S), translating into MLPGSRVGANILRASSLMASRHPWMAVATRLQSTVNAGAAGNPAPTPISPDPSANSPQTGRKRPPTHRKLFEIRNQVQRTLDGNSSQQESVEIFEEAISYLREVQVADVIPSFDIYISFQKLGVTLLRNLIEGKASSEEVDNVLQVLIEHRVVHAIHFCQVMKYNLELADYTRNLRCWVSYLETKNSFGSDSALIDKPFQNVRYDFPSFSYSLVRDLTYYSYFLGSKTDYKFSFEDVKNVLQADNLAPAWRVHDNLEKFLGPSSQLDDFKTSVGRLYYQSVSSDPNSSESLKRMDAYAAKRDGRGLVQFYDSLKGQNLDYKTVHKLMISFYEVGRFDMVYEMFNGLIKKDLKLTKPVWDVMIKSMGHADNTRGLTQESKDELAVNVEKLINTMVEQGFDVDARVLASIVASFSNLNRFDKVDEYLETYSSVPVIHVTKSSYLMGLILNDRVEEAEKKLKQFMGEDSTYAPSASSMNALLDHYSKQNNLDAVNGIIKFMGDHDIAENVVSLTIVADLYFRVTRKRGLVPNVEEMFSLFKKTNTNINMHTYAVIMDGLIKNYNLQAARDIFEWLKKGNHLKKQNSVNIMTIMIKGELDFGDVDRAESLFDEYLKGFANDTQAWNMMIVSILDKNEKAGWNYYLRLQKQKVNNVRPNFYTFYFLFRHFVRKNNRAIIEQLIADLDRAELTSLGKDLPRILRELSTDYVIPTGLKQRL; encoded by the coding sequence ATGTTGCCAGGATCACGAGTAGGAGCTAATATCCTCAGAGCCTCGTCCCTTATGGCCTCACGCCACCCGTGGATGGCAGTGGCCACCCGGCTTCAGAGCACAGTGAACGCCGGTGCCGCTGGGAACCCGGCCCCTACACCCATTTCTCCAGACCCATCGGCAAACCTGCCACAAACTGGCAGAAAGAGACCTCCAACCCACCGTAAGCTCTTTGAGATCCGAAACCAGGTCCAGAGAACCCTTGACGGAAACAGCAGCCAGCAGGAGTCCGTGGAGATATTCGAGGAGGCCATCTCGTACTTGAGAGAGGTTCAGGTGGCAGATGTGATTCCATCATTTGACATCTATATCAGTTTCCAGAAATTGGGAGTCACATTGCTCCGGAACTTGATTGAAGGCAAGGCCTCGAGTGAAGAGGTTGACAACGTGTTACAGGTCTTGATCGAGCACCGGGTGGTGCATGCGATTCACTTTTGCCAGGTGATGAAGTACAATTTGGAGCTTGCGGACTACACCCGCAACTTGAGATGCTGGGTGCTGTACCTTGAAACCAAGAACTCGTTCGGCAGTGACCTGGCGCTCATCGACAAGCCGTTCCAGAACGTGCGGTACGATTTCCCCAGCTTCAGCTACTCGTTGGTTCGGGATTTAACGTACTATTCCTATTTCTTGGGGTCGAAAACAGATTACAAATTCAGCTTTGAAGATGTTAAAAATGTGTTACAGGCTGATAACTTGGCGCCCGCATGGAGGGTCCATGATAACCTTGAGAAGTTCCTTGGCCCCAGTAGCCAATTGGATGACTTCAAGACCCTGGTGGGCCGGTTGTACTACCAGTCGGTATCGAGTGATCCTAACAGCAGCGAGTCGTTGAAGAGAATGGATGCCTACGCTGCCAAGCGTGATGGAAGAGGCTTGGTACAGTTTTATGACCTGTTGAAGGGGCAGAACTTGGACTACAAGACGGTGcacaagttgatgattaGTTTCTATGAGGTGGGCCGGTTTGATATGGTGTACGAAATGTTCAATGGGCTCATCAagaaagacttgaagttgaccaagCCCGTGTGGGATGTGATGATCAAGTCGATGGGCCATGCCGACAACACACGGGGGTTGACCCAGGAGCTGAAGGATGAGTTGGCTGTGAATGTTGAGAAgctcatcaacaccatGGTGGAACAAGGGTTTGACGTCGATGCAAGGGTGTTGGCAAGCATTGTTGCAtcgttttccaacttgaaccgGTTTGACAAGGTGGACGAGTACTTGGAGACCTATAGCTCGGTTCCGGTGATCCACGTCACCAAGAGCAGCTACTTGATGGGGCTTATTTTGAACGATCGAGTAGAAGAAGCCgagaaaaagttgaagcagTTCATGGGAGAAGACTCTACATACGCACCTTCAGCCAGCTCCATGAATGCCTTGTTGGATCATTATTCGAAAcagaacaacttggatgCCGTAAATggaatcatcaagttcatggGAGATCATGACATTGCCGAAAATGTTGTTTCGTTGACGATTGTGGCCGACTTGTACTTTAGGGTTACTCGTAAACGGGGGCTTGTACCCAACGTGGAAGAGATGTTTTCGCTTTTTAAGAAgaccaacaccaacataAACATGCATACATATGCGGTTATTATGGACGGGTTGATCAAGAATTACAACCTCCAAGCAGCGAGGGACATTTTCGAGTGGCTCAAGAAGGGAAACCATCTCAAGAAGCAGAATTCTGTCAACATCATGACTATTATGATCAAGGGAGAGTTGgactttggtgatgtggACAGAGCCGAATCGTTGTTCGACGAGTACTTGAAGGGATTCGCTAACGATACCCAAGCGTGGAACATGATGATTGTGTCaatcttggacaagaacGAGAAAGCTGGCTGGAACTACTACCTCAGActccagaaacagaagGTGAACAATGTTAGGCCCAACTTCTATACATTCTACTTTTTATTCAGACACTTTGTGAGGAAGAATAACCGGGCAATCATCGAGCAGTTGATTGCAGACCTCGATAGGGCTGAGTTGACAAGCTTGGGAAAAGATCTTCCACGGATATTGCGGGAGCTTTCTACGGACTATGTGATCCCCACGGGCTTGAAACAGAGGCTCTGA
- the ERF4 gene encoding ras modification protein erf4 (EggNog:ENOG503P34C; COG:U): protein MSVPHQPPEIQPHLQSEPQPLQFFNYHEYLVNDYVPVSQSVNPKHQAIVVTNFPNIYAALGSTMYKHTRIVRIPRTFDTVDNPDLVPQFSTLELGKEPAAIIKHEETHFEVAGSANGSAFGATSLTVLSNLVAPAELVDIVSTINTHLYAAFDPYGYANAIESVVDILTATLYSKVFNGRLHTKRHLQKLHAYIDHVNETHDTFHVIQPRLNGYSSLDIRVANPLG, encoded by the coding sequence ATGTCGGTCCCACACCAGCCACCAGAAATTCAACCACACCTCCAGTCAGAGCCCCAGCCGctccagttcttcaactacCACGAGTATCTCGTCAACGACTATGTGCCCGTCCTGCAATCCGTCAACCCCAAACACCAGGCCATCGTCGTGACCAATTTCCCAAATATCTACGCGGCCCTTGGCTCCACCATGTACAAACACACACGAATCGTTCGAATCCCCAGGACCTTCGACACTGTCGACAACCCGGATCTTGTGCCCCAGTTTTCCACTTTGGAACTCGGCAAGGAGCCCGCTGCCATCATCAAACACGAAGAAACACACTTTGAAGTCGCAGGCTCCGCAAACGGATCAGCATTTGGCGCAACTTCCCTCACAGTGCTCTCGAACCTTGTGGCACCGGCCGAGCTCGTTGACATAGTctccaccatcaacacaCACCTCTACGCCGCCTTCGACCCGTACGGGTACGCCAATGCCATTGAATCGGTGGTTGACATTCTCACGGCCACCCTCTACTCCAAAGTATTCAATGGACGGCTCCACACCAAACGGCACCTCCAGAAACTACATGCCTATATCGACCACGTAAACGAAACCCACGACACGTTCCATGTGATCCAACCGCGTCTTAATGGATATCTGTCACTTGACATCAGAGTTGCCAATCCACTTGGGTAG
- the PUS4 gene encoding pseudouridine synthase pus4 (COG:J; BUSCO:EOG09264HU0; EggNog:ENOG503NXW0), whose amino-acid sequence MHGIFAIDKPSGISSSRCISDLQHIFTNSAIFQDDLNEMKDNAIKNLSTDKSWSKERINKKVSKIKIKIGHGGTLDPLASGVLVVGLGSGTKRLQHYLGECNKVYETKALLGISTTTGDSEGEILTRNQVDHITADTVKQSVQRFIGDIKQTPPIFSALKMNGKPLYDYAREGKPLPFPIKTRDVKVPNIFIHPDHLLSREHGFEPIKSQLDDNGEPKENALFNNPTLNDSPLYFSSQYLQKCEDEGLPKTVGPPRLTKEPQDRLPMVHLTCDVSSGTYIRSLISDIGRAMESSAYMVELIRVEQSEWKLGKNTFKFEDFHQPESVWAPVLKRVLEEGDKVNVSELMDAAVAAESIALDPDTEESQRKRPITEVE is encoded by the coding sequence ATGCATGGAATATTTGCGATAGACAAGCCATCGGGAATTCTGAGTTCCAGGTGTATTCTGGATCTCCAGCacatcttcaccaattcGGCGATTTTTCAGGACGATTTGAATGAAATGAAGGATAACGCCATCAAAAACCTCAGCACCGATAAGAGCTGGTCCAAAGAGagaatcaacaagaaagtcagcaaaatcaaaatcaaaatcgGTCACGGTGGAACCTTGGACCCGCTCGCCAGTGGGGTGCTTGTGGTTGGCCTTGGTAGCGGTACCAAGCGCTTGCAGCACTACTTGGGTGAATGTAACAAGGTATATGAGACCAAAGCCCTCTTGGGgatttccaccaccactggcGACTCAGAGGGCGAGATCTTGACCCGAAATCAGGTTGACCACATCACTGCTGATACCGTTAAACAGTCGGTGCAAAGATTCATTGGAGATATTAAGCAGACTCCCCCTATTTTTTCtgctttgaaaatgaatGGAAAACCACTCTATGACTACGCCAGAGAAGGGAAACCACTTCCGTTCCCCATAAAAACCAGAGACGTCAAAGTCcccaacatcttcatccaccCAGACCACCTTCTCCTGCGTGAACATGGATTTGAACCCATCAAAAGCCAGTTGGATGATAATGGTgaacccaaagaaaatgccttgttcaacaacccAACTTTGAACGATTCTCCCTTGTACTTTTCATCTCAGTATCTCCAGAAGTGTGAAGATGAAGGCCTCCCCAAGACAGTGGGTCCACCACGTCTCACCAAGGAACCCCAAGACCGACTTCCCATGGTACACTTGACGTGCGATGTCAGTTCTGGCACCTATATAAGAAGTCTCATCAGCGACATTGGTAGGGCCATGGAAAGCTCTGCTTACAtggtggagttgatcaGGGTCGAACAAAGTGAGTGGAAACTCGGCAAGAATACCTTCAAATTCGAAGATTTCCACCAACCGGAGTCAGTGTGGGCACCGGTGTTAAAGagagttcttgaagaaggcgACAAGGTCAACGTCAGTGAGTTGATGGACGCAGCTGTCGCAGCAGAATCCATTGCCCTCGATCCAGATACCGAGGAATCGCAGCGTAAAAGGCCCATAACAGAGGTGGAATAG
- a CDS encoding uncharacterized protein (EggNog:ENOG503P6J4) has translation MYTHIRHFRSSSRLCDSFWKTVVHPTTSLIPHPQFAPKSVILLSTPSNLPAVTQQAIELYDSKVQVIVAGIDTIKGSRNGVSALWLDSHLDISGVLYQEAMTKNWKKTDSNLQLNFSKNSIHLPLANSLFSTGNLITLFHLDPRGSPFHDKLLKSISINLPDEVIRPSLIDIQDRWTPLFDEPMYVTNCIGNLIKSINNKSAAKFLETNSKLMSLKSKETEVYVKLTQTTNGEPMENRFQVIAGGGGWGPKADTIVISPDAKVAKKDQVEFFMLTPEDKTRPLQMQDFGGFEFECSVPETDYTVDDGEEQVFDSFGCGSEAGFKHNSTNHKSPGERVSFRI, from the coding sequence ATGTATACACATATAAGACACTTCAGATCATCGTCCCGGCTTTGTGATTCCTTCTGGAAAACAGTGGTACACCCCACCACGAGTCTCATACCCCATCCACAGTTTGCCCCCAAGTCGGTGATTCTTCTATCCACCCCGTCCAATTTACCGGCTGTTACTCAGCAGGCCATCGAGCTCTATGATTCGAAAGTTCAAGTGATAGTTGCTGGAATTGACACCATTAAAGGCTCAAGAAATGGTGTAAGTGCCCTCTGGTTGGATTCCCATTTGGACATATCAGGAGTGCTTTACCAGGAAGCCATGACAAAAAACTGGAAGAAAACCGATTCCAACTTGCAAttgaacttctccaaaaactccaTACACCTTcccttggccaactcgtTGTTCAGCACCGGCAATTTGATAACCTTGTTCCACTTAGACCCCCGTGGGTCTCCTTTTCATGATAAGCTTCTCAAGCTGATATCAATAAATCTTCCCGATGAGGTGATACGGCCATCGCTTATCGACATCCAGGACAGATGGACACCACTATTTGATGAGCCCATGTACGTGACAAACTGTATCGGtaacttgatcaagagCATCAATAACAAGTCTGCTgccaagtttttggaaaccaatctgaagttgatgagtttgaaatccaaagaaacagaagTGTATGTGAAATTAACCCAAACGACTAACGGTGAACCGATGGAAAACCGATTTCAAGTCATAGCTGGTGGAGGAGGATGGGGCCCCAAAGCTGACACTATAGTCATTTCTCCTGATGCCAAGGTAGCCAAAAAGGACCAGGTTGAGTTTTTCATGTTGACTCCAGAAGATAAAACAAGACCTCTACAGATGcaagattttggtggatttgagTTTGAGTGCAGTGTACCCGAAACCGATTACACGGTGGATGACGGTGAAGAACAAGTATTTGACTCGTTCGGGTGTGGAAGTGAAGCAGGCTTCAAGCATAACTCTACTAACCACAAATCTCCTGGTGAAAGAGTGAGCTTTAGAATCTAA